One genomic window of Gammaproteobacteria bacterium includes the following:
- a CDS encoding ABC transporter ATP-binding protein codes for MLSNNDVLVSLENVTFARGDRQILNGLSLSVPRGKVTAILGGSGGGKTTLLNLIGGRLKPKSGRVLVDGLSVPDLSTRELYELRKRMALLFQAGALFTDLSVFENVAFPMREHTRLPESILRSVVLMKLETVGLRGARDLMPSQLSGGMARRVALARAIALDPMMVMYDEPFTGLDPISMGVTVKLIRELNDALGITSIIVTHDVEEACHIADYIYLLGNGQVVAHGTPDDMRQSDAEEVKQFMAGLPDGPVRFHYPAPDYLQDLTTGGSA; via the coding sequence GCTGTCGTTGTCCGTGCCGCGCGGCAAAGTCACTGCCATCCTCGGCGGCAGCGGTGGCGGCAAGACCACGTTGCTAAATCTCATCGGTGGCCGCCTCAAACCGAAGTCGGGCCGCGTGCTCGTCGACGGCTTATCGGTTCCTGACCTATCCACGCGCGAGCTCTACGAGTTACGTAAGCGCATGGCGCTGCTGTTCCAAGCCGGCGCCTTGTTCACCGATCTTAGCGTTTTCGAAAATGTCGCCTTCCCGATGCGTGAGCACACGCGCTTGCCGGAATCGATTCTGCGCAGCGTTGTGCTGATGAAGCTCGAAACCGTCGGCTTGCGCGGCGCGCGCGATCTCATGCCGTCGCAATTGTCGGGTGGCATGGCCCGGCGCGTGGCGTTGGCGCGGGCGATCGCGCTCGATCCGATGATGGTGATGTACGACGAGCCGTTCACCGGGCTCGATCCGATCTCGATGGGCGTCACGGTCAAGCTGATCCGCGAGCTCAACGACGCACTCGGCATTACCTCGATTATCGTTACGCACGACGTTGAAGAGGCCTGCCATATCGCCGACTACATATATTTGTTGGGCAACGGTCAGGTAGTGGCGCACGGTACGCCGGACGATATGCGGCAATCCGATGCCGAAGAGGTCAAGCAGTTCATGGCCGGATTGCCGGACGGTCCGGTGCGTTTCCATTATCCCGCCCCAGACTATCTGCAAGATTTAACAACGGGCGGTAGCGCATGA
- the mlaE gene encoding lipid asymmetry maintenance ABC transporter permease subunit MlaE encodes MSLFRHVGQWALARIARLGHASLFLYELLFASWKKPVRLAPVIRKAFRLVVQQLYSVGVQTLLIILVSSLFVGMVLSLQGYNTLVDFGAESSLGLLVALSLSRELGPVVTALLFAGRAGSALTAEIGLMKATEQLAGMEMMAVNPMTRVIAPRFIAGLISLPLLAAMFTAVGIIGGHLVGVVRLGVDDGVFWSQMQNGVDFYDDILNGLLKSVVFGFVVSWIAVFEGYDAVPTSEGVASATTRTVVTSSLAVLGLDFILTALTLGDF; translated from the coding sequence ATGAGTCTGTTCCGTCACGTCGGCCAATGGGCGTTGGCGCGTATCGCCCGACTCGGGCACGCGAGCTTGTTTTTATACGAGCTGCTATTTGCTTCTTGGAAGAAGCCCGTACGGTTGGCACCCGTAATACGCAAGGCGTTTCGGCTGGTCGTACAACAACTGTATTCGGTCGGTGTGCAAACGCTGCTTATCATATTGGTATCGAGCCTATTCGTCGGCATGGTGCTGAGTCTGCAAGGCTACAACACGTTGGTGGATTTCGGTGCTGAGTCGTCGCTCGGTCTGCTGGTAGCGCTATCGTTGTCGCGCGAGCTTGGTCCGGTCGTAACGGCATTGTTGTTCGCCGGTCGCGCCGGTTCGGCGTTGACCGCCGAAATCGGTCTCATGAAGGCGACCGAGCAGTTGGCCGGTATGGAAATGATGGCGGTCAATCCGATGACACGCGTCATCGCGCCGCGCTTCATCGCCGGTTTGATCTCGCTGCCACTGTTGGCGGCAATGTTTACTGCCGTGGGTATTATCGGCGGCCACTTAGTCGGCGTCGTGCGGCTGGGTGTCGATGACGGCGTGTTTTGGTCGCAGATGCAAAACGGTGTCGACTTCTACGACGATATCTTGAACGGCCTGCTCAAGAGTGTGGTGTTCGGCTTCGTCGTTAGTTGGATCGCCGTGTTCGAAGGTTATGACGCTGTGCCCACGTCCGAAGGCGTGGCGAGTGCGACCACGCGCACCGTGGTGACATCGTCGTTAGCGGTGCTTGGACTCGACTTCATTTTGACAGCCCTGACGCTGGGGGATTTTTAA
- the mlaD gene encoding outer membrane lipid asymmetry maintenance protein MlaD, whose amino-acid sequence MDRKFLEIWVGVFVVAGMAALAMLAFKVGNLSGADVANGYQVKARFDNIGGLKVRSAVTMAGVRIGRVSDISFDSERYQALVTLNIDGRYNKIPNDTSASILTSGLLGEQYVGMEPGGAEEPLKTGDVIQITQSALVLEKLIGQFLFSKASEGDADKSKSAAP is encoded by the coding sequence ATGGATCGAAAATTTTTAGAGATTTGGGTGGGCGTGTTTGTCGTTGCCGGAATGGCGGCGTTGGCGATGCTCGCATTCAAAGTCGGCAACCTAAGCGGTGCCGACGTCGCCAACGGTTACCAAGTGAAGGCGCGCTTCGACAATATCGGCGGCCTCAAGGTGCGGTCGGCGGTGACCATGGCCGGTGTGCGCATTGGCCGCGTGTCCGACATCAGCTTCGATTCCGAGCGCTATCAGGCGTTAGTGACGCTCAACATCGACGGTCGCTATAACAAAATCCCGAACGATACCAGTGCGTCGATTCTGACCTCAGGATTGCTGGGGGAGCAGTACGTCGGTATGGAACCTGGGGGGGCGGAAGAGCCTCTAAAAACCGGTGATGTCATCCAAATCACGCAATCAGCGTTGGTATTGGAGAAACTCATCGGCCAGTTCTTGTTCAGTAAGGCCTCGGAAGGCGATGCCGACAAGTCGAAGTCGGCGGCGCCCTAG
- a CDS encoding ABC transporter substrate-binding protein, with translation MQRIFASFAALLLMVGIAVADVVPPDQLVKTTTDRILELIKANRDEYAKDHKKLYAMVDSEVLPNFDFKAMARQVLGRNWKDANEEQRERFVKEFRDLLVRTYATALLKYTDQEIRYLPFHAAPEEKQGLVRTEVVQKGGPSIAMNLSFFRTDQGWKVYDVSIEGVSLINNYRGTYAERVRTQGLDTLIASIADMNRRGQVDVKAGQAKASP, from the coding sequence ATGCAGCGTATTTTTGCCAGCTTTGCAGCGTTGTTGTTGATGGTCGGTATCGCCGTGGCAGATGTCGTGCCGCCCGATCAATTGGTAAAGACCACGACCGATCGCATTCTCGAGCTGATCAAGGCGAACCGCGACGAGTATGCCAAAGACCATAAAAAGCTCTACGCCATGGTCGATAGCGAGGTTTTGCCGAATTTCGATTTCAAAGCGATGGCGCGACAGGTGCTCGGCCGCAATTGGAAAGATGCTAACGAAGAACAGCGCGAACGCTTCGTGAAGGAGTTCCGCGATTTGCTGGTGCGTACTTACGCGACCGCGCTGCTCAAATACACCGATCAAGAGATCCGTTATTTGCCGTTCCACGCTGCGCCCGAGGAGAAGCAGGGGTTGGTGCGGACCGAGGTAGTGCAGAAAGGCGGTCCGAGTATCGCCATGAATTTGAGCTTCTTCCGGACCGATCAGGGTTGGAAGGTGTACGACGTGTCGATCGAAGGCGTAAGTCTGATCAATAATTACCGTGGCACATATGCCGAACGCGTCCGCACGCAAGGGCTAGACACATTAATTGCCAGTATCGCCGACATGAATCGCCGCGGCCAAGTTGACGTCAAGGCCGGGCAAGCGAAGGCGAGTCCGTGA
- a CDS encoding STAS domain-containing protein gives MSVGNEQARTNVRADGVIAVAGELTFNTVPDVFQQSGGWFAKANGPVTIDLSELRRTDSAGLALMLEWLNCARAAGRELKLVHVPEQMRSLIRLSGLNQALGVNSHT, from the coding sequence GTGAGCGTCGGTAATGAACAGGCCCGCACCAATGTGCGGGCCGACGGTGTGATCGCCGTTGCCGGCGAGCTCACATTCAATACCGTTCCCGATGTTTTCCAGCAAAGCGGCGGCTGGTTCGCCAAAGCGAACGGCCCGGTTACGATCGACCTAAGCGAGCTTCGTCGCACCGACAGCGCTGGCCTGGCGTTAATGCTCGAGTGGCTAAATTGTGCCCGTGCCGCCGGTCGTGAACTGAAGCTCGTTCATGTGCCCGAACAAATGCGCTCGCTCATCCGCCTCAGCGGATTGAATCAGGCGCTGGGTGTCAATTCTCATACGTGA
- a CDS encoding response regulator transcription factor: MKNNETFDQLGAPGLALVIEDHPLYRDALRILLSTMLGETNVIAVSTVEEGLRRAVPVTDVRLVMLDVGLPGVSGTEAVTVVRRACTGAALIVISASEDRRDVAAAFRAGAQLFVSKTIATEILADLVRSALAGHLPEQPAWISPFGEATFLQEALPTLTPRQRQILGLLNNGCSNKEIGSRLGLAEVTVKMHVSSIFRSLGVASRTQAILAAHRLGLHEATGDAGGLR, from the coding sequence ATGAAAAATAACGAGACTTTCGATCAGTTGGGTGCGCCGGGCTTGGCGCTTGTTATCGAAGATCACCCGCTTTACCGAGACGCGCTTCGAATTCTGCTGAGCACGATGCTCGGCGAAACCAACGTAATCGCGGTTAGCACGGTCGAAGAGGGCTTGCGCCGCGCGGTGCCCGTTACCGATGTGCGTTTGGTGATGCTCGACGTCGGCCTTCCCGGCGTCAGCGGAACCGAAGCGGTGACGGTGGTGCGTCGGGCTTGTACGGGTGCGGCGCTCATCGTTATCTCCGCTTCCGAGGATCGGCGCGATGTCGCCGCCGCGTTCCGCGCGGGCGCGCAGCTTTTCGTCTCGAAGACGATCGCCACCGAAATATTGGCCGACCTGGTGCGTAGTGCGCTGGCGGGTCATTTGCCCGAACAGCCGGCGTGGATTTCGCCCTTCGGCGAAGCGACCTTCCTGCAAGAGGCGCTACCGACACTGACGCCGCGGCAACGGCAGATTTTGGGCTTATTGAATAACGGTTGCTCGAATAAAGAAATCGGTTCGCGCCTCGGCTTGGCAGAGGTGACGGTGAAAATGCACGTGTCTTCTATTTTTCGTTCGCTCGGCGTAGCTAGTCGGACGCAGGCTATTCTTGCGGCACATCGTTTGGGACTGCATGAAGCGACGGGCGATGCAGGTGGCCTGCGATAA